TTGCAGCACCAGTATGTGGCGTTAATGATAATGCAGGATTCATTAATAATTGCATTTCTGGTTTTGGTTCTTTTTCAAAAACATCTAAGGCAGCTCTAGCTACTTTACCACTTTCTAAGGCTTTTACTAATGCAACTTCGTTAAGTACACCACCACGTGCTGCATTAGCGATAATAACACCATCTTTCATGATATTAAATTCTGCTTCATCAATAACATATTCTTTTTGTGCAGGAACGTGTAATGTAATAAAATCAGCTTGCTTTAAAACCTCTTCTTTAGAAATCATTTTTATGTCAAAATTCACAGTTTGTCCATCAAAAAAGTCTAACTCCAAATTTACATTTTCTAAAAAAGGATCAAAAGCAACCACTTTCATTCCAGCTCCTAAGGCAACTTTAGCAGTAGCTTGACCAATACGTCCAAACCCTAAAACCCCTAAAGTTTTACCTTTAAGTTCAGTACCTTTTGCATAAGCTTTCTTTAAGCCTTTAAAGTTACTATCACCTTCAAGAGGCATATCTCTATTCGAGTTATGCAAAAAACGAGATAACCCATAAAAATGTCCAAAAACTAATTCTGCAACAGAGTGTGAAGAAGCTGCAGGTGTGTTAATAACACTTAGTCCTTTTTCTCTTGCGTATTCAACATCAATATTATCCATACCTACACCACCACGACCAATGATTTTTAAGTTTGGACAAGCATCAATTAAATCTTTACGAACTGTTGTTGCACTTCGAACTAATAAAACAGCAATATCTTTTTCGTTAATGTAGTTTATTAATTGTTCTTGAGCCACAGTTGTTGTGATAACTTCATAACCACCTTTTTCTAAGGCATCAATACCACTTTGTGAAATACCATCGTTTGCTAATACTTTCATTTATCTAAGTTAAAAGTTAAAAGTTAAAAGTTAAAAGTTCTAAGAATTTTAAATTCAACTTATAATTCAATTTTATTTTATTCATTTGAGTAAGCAACTGCAGGTTGCAAGTGTTTACTACAAACTTGTTTTACGCTTTACTTTCTAATTCGCTCATTACTTCTACAAGTGCTTTTACGCTATCAAGCGGTAATGCATTGTACATAGATGCTCTATAACCACCAACACTTCTGTGTCCGTTAACACCACTAATACCAGCTTCTTTAAGCATAGTGTCAAATGTTTCTTTTAGGTTTTCGTTAACTAAGTTGAAGGTTGCATTCATATTTGAACGATCTTCTTTAGCTGAAAATCCTTTGAATAATGGATTTAAATCAATTTCAGAATACATTAAACGTGCTTTCTTTTCATTTTCTTTTTCAATACCTGCAATTCCACCAAGACCTTTTAACCATTCTAAAGTTAACATAGAGGTGTAAACAGGGAAAACAGGAGGTGTGTTAAACATGCTGCCAGCTCCAATATGTTTTTTGTAATCCATGATAGATGGTATATTCCTAGATACTTTACCAAGAATATCTTCCTTAATTACAACCAGAGTAGTACCTGCTGGTCCCATATTTTTTTGAGCACCTGCATAAATTAAATCGAATTGTGTGAAATCTAACTGACGTGAAAAAATATCGCTACTCATATCACAAACAACAGGAATATCGCATTTAGGAAACGCTTTCATTTGTGTTCCGAAAATAGTATTGTTTGATGTGAGGTGAAAATAATCGTAATCTGAAGGAATATCAAATCCTTTAGGAATATAATTGAAGTTAGCATCTTTAGATGAAGCTACTTCATAAATATCGTCTAAAATTTTAGCTTCGTTTATTGCTTTTTGACTCCAAGCACCTGTATTTAAGTATCCAGCTCTTTTTTCTAAAAGATTCATGGCAACCATTAAAAACTGAGTACTTGCTCCACCTTGTAAAAATAAAGCTTTGTAACCTTTTCCCTCTAAACCAAGAAGCTCTAAAACTAAAGTTCTTGCGTTCTCCATAATATCAACAAAGTCTTTACTTCTGTGTGATATTTCAATTAAAGATAACCCTGAATTATTATAATCAATTACTGCTTCGGAAGCTTTTAATAAAACCTCTTGCGGTAAAATACTTGGTCCTGCACTAAAGTTGTGTTTTTTCA
The nucleotide sequence above comes from Flavobacteriaceae bacterium HL-DH10. Encoded proteins:
- a CDS encoding D-2-hydroxyacid dehydrogenase, yielding MKVLANDGISQSGIDALEKGGYEVITTTVAQEQLINYINEKDIAVLLVRSATTVRKDLIDACPNLKIIGRGGVGMDNIDVEYAREKGLSVINTPAASSHSVAELVFGHFYGLSRFLHNSNRDMPLEGDSNFKGLKKAYAKGTELKGKTLGVLGFGRIGQATAKVALGAGMKVVAFDPFLENVNLELDFFDGQTVNFDIKMISKEEVLKQADFITLHVPAQKEYVIDEAEFNIMKDGVIIANAARGGVLNEVALVKALESGKVARAALDVFEKEPKPEMQLLMNPALSLTPHTGAATNEAQDRIGTELAAQIISILG
- the serC gene encoding 3-phosphoserine/phosphohydroxythreonine transaminase, with amino-acid sequence MKKHNFSAGPSILPQEVLLKASEAVIDYNNSGLSLIEISHRSKDFVDIMENARTLVLELLGLEGKGYKALFLQGGASTQFLMVAMNLLEKRAGYLNTGAWSQKAINEAKILDDIYEVASSKDANFNYIPKGFDIPSDYDYFHLTSNNTIFGTQMKAFPKCDIPVVCDMSSDIFSRQLDFTQFDLIYAGAQKNMGPAGTTLVVIKEDILGKVSRNIPSIMDYKKHIGAGSMFNTPPVFPVYTSMLTLEWLKGLGGIAGIEKENEKKARLMYSEIDLNPLFKGFSAKEDRSNMNATFNLVNENLKETFDTMLKEAGISGVNGHRSVGGYRASMYNALPLDSVKALVEVMSELESKA